The following are encoded together in the Triticum dicoccoides isolate Atlit2015 ecotype Zavitan chromosome 6B, WEW_v2.0, whole genome shotgun sequence genome:
- the LOC119326482 gene encoding calcium-binding protein KIC-like, whose protein sequence is MADDGAEAYEDLLPVMAGRLGTAGLLSELRAGFRLLADPARGAITAESLRRSAGAVLGVEGMTAEEAQVMVGEGDHDGDGALSEQEFCVLMVRLSPGIMADAEGWLEEAIADELLPPPPPPAPAA, encoded by the coding sequence ATGGCGGACGACGGCGCTGAGGCGTACGAGGACCTGCTGCCGGTGATGGCGGGGCGGCTGGGCACGGCGGGGCTGCTGTCGGAGCTGCGGGCCGGGTTCCGGCTGCTGGCCGACCCGGCGCGGGGCGCCATCACGGCCGAGAGCCTGCGGCGGAGCGCGGGGGCCGTGCTGGGCGTGGAGGGGATGACGGCCGAGGAGGCGCAGGTGATGGTGGGCGAGGGCGACCACGACGGCGACGGCGCGCTCAGCGAGCAGGAGTTCTGCGTGCTCATGGTGCGGCTCAGCCCCGGCATCATGGCCGACGCCGAGGGCTGGCTCGAGGAGGCCATCGCCGACGAgctgctcccgccgccgccgccgcccgcgccggccgCCTGA